CGCCGCCTGCGAGGGCTCGCTGCTGGTGGTGGACGCCTCCCAGGGGGTCGAGGCGCAGACGCTGGCGAACGTGTACCAGGCGCTGGACGCGAATCACGAGATCGTGCCGGTGCTGAACAAGATCGACCTCCCGGCCGCCGAGCCGGACCGGGTGAAGCAGCAGATCGAGGACGTGATCGGCCTGGATGCCGAGGATGCGGTGATGATCTCGGCCAAGACCGGGCTCAACATCGAGGGCGTGCTGGAGGCGATCGTCACGCGCCTGCCGGCGCCGACGGGCGATGCCGATGCGCCGACCAAGGCGCTGCTGGTCGATAGCTGGTATGACAGCTACCTCGGCGTGGTCGTGCTGGTGCGGGTGAAGGATGGGCACCTGCGGAAGGGCCAGAAGATCCGCATGATGTCCAATGGTGCCACCCACACGGTGGACCAGGTGGGCTATTTCACGCCGAAGATGGTTCCGGCCGACAGCCTCGGCCCGGGCGAGATGGGCTTCCTGACGGCGGCGGTGAAGTCGGTGGCCGACACCAATGTGGGCGACACCATCACCGATGACCGCACCCCCGCGACCGAGGCCCTGCCCGGCTTCAAGCCCAGCATCCCCGTGGTGTGGTGCGGCCTCTACCCGATCGACGCCGATGACTTCGACAAGCTGCGCGACGCGCTGGGCAAGCTGCGCCTGAACGACAGCAGCTTCCATTTCGAGCAGGAGACCTCGCTGGCCCTGGGGCTGGGCTATCGCTGCGGCTTCCTGGGCCTGCTGCACCTGGAAATCGTGCAGGAGCGGCTCTCGCGCGAGTTCGACCTGAACCTGATCGCGACCGCGCCTTCGGTCGTCTACAAGCTGCGCAAGACCAGTGGCGAGGTGACGGAGCTGCACAACCCGGCCGACATGCCCGACATGATGACCATCGACGCCATTGAGGAGCCCTGGATCAAGGCGACCATCATGGTGCCGGACGAGCATCTGGGCTCCATCCTCACCCTCTGCAACGAGCGGCGCGGCCAGCAGGTGGAGCTGACCTATGTCGGCACCCGCGCCATGGCCGTCTATCGCCTGCCGCTGAACGAGGTGGTGTTCGACTTCTATGACCGGCTGAAGTCGGTCAGCCGCGGCTATGCCAGCTTCGACTATCAGATGGATGGCTATGCCGAGAGCGATCTGGTGAAGATCAGCATCCTCGTGAACAACGAGCCGGTGGACGCGCTGGCCTTCATGGCGCACCGCACGGCGGCGGATAAGCGCGGGCGCTCGATCTGCGAGAAGCTGAAGGAGCTGATCCCCCGCCAGCTCTTCAAGATCCCCATCCAGGCGGCGATCGGCGGGCGCGTGATCGCGCGCGAGACGATCTCCGCCATGTCGAAGGACGTGACCGCCAAGTGCTATGGTGGCGACATCAGCCGCAAGCGCAAGCTTCTGGACAAGCAGAAGGAAGGCAAGAAGCGCATGCGGCAGTTCGGCAAGGTCGAGATCCCGCAGAGTGCCTTCATCGCCGCGCTCAAGATGGATAGCTGAGCGCGGCTTCCCCTCCGCCGCCCGCGGGCGGCATCACTTGGCTGCGCCTCATCAGATCGGAATTTGACCCATGGCCGAACATCGCGGCTGCGTCTTCACGGTTGGCCCCCTCAAGGGCCGCAACAATTGGCGCTGGACCACCTATGACGGCGCGACCTCGGCCGCCAAGCCCGTGAGCACGGGGGAAGTGATGGGCCAGCATGAGCGTGTGGCCAAGCAGGAAGCCATGGCCGCCATTGACGAGTGGCGGAAGAAGAACCGCGAATAGCCCTCAGCGGGCGAAGAGGCCCTTCCACCACGCGAGGATGAGGGACCAGAGGCTGGGTTGCGCGGCCGGCGCCTCGCCACGCGCCGCGCGCTCCACATTGCGCGCGAAATCGCCCGCCATGGCGGCCACCACCCCGCGCAGCAGGGCGGGGCGGGAGAATTGCGCCAGCGGCCCGGTCAGGCGCCAGCCGAGCTCGACATCCAGCGTCGTGCCGGCGCCATTGGGCGTGAGGCGCCACTCCACCTCGCCCTCCGCGCCATTCGCGCCGTCGCGCCCCTGACCGCACAGGCGGCCGGTGCGGGTGACGGCATCCAGCGTGAGGGTGCCGAAGCCCGCGAAGCGGGCGGAGAAGGGGCCGAGGATGACGGAGAACTCGCCCTCCACTGCCTCGCCTTCATGGCGCAGCAGCGTCATGCCGGGGACGCATGCGGCGATGCGGGCGGGGTCGGACAGGATGGCCCAGGCGGCGTCGGGCGCCAGCGCCAGGGTCTCGCCGTGGGTCAGGCGATTGGGCAGGTCGATGCCGGCGACGGGGGCCGGCGTGGCGAGTGGCGCGGGCGGGGGCGTCAGTGGCACCTCGCGCTTCGGCAGGGGGGGCGCGGCTGGGCGCGTCGCGGCGACCTCGGCGATGGCCCGGACGATGCCGCGATAGCCGGTGCAGCGGCAGAGATTGCCGGCCAGCTCGTCGCGGATGCGGTCCTCGTCCACGGCGCCGAGGCGCGTCACGATGTCGCGCGCCGTCACCATCATCCCCGGCGTGCAATAGCCGCATTGCAGCGCGTGGTGCCTGGAGAAGGCGGCACGCAGGGCCATGGCCACCGGGTCCTCGTCCAGGCCTTCGATGGTGGTGACCTCCATCCCCGCGGCCTCGTGGGCATAGAGCAGGCAGGAGCGGGTGGGGACGCCATCCACCATGACGGTGCACGCGCCGCAGACGCCCTGCTCGCAGCCGAGATGCGTGCCGGTCAGGCCGCAATGCTCGCGCAGCACATCGGCCAGATGGGTGCGGGCGGGGGCGGTGACCTCGCGGGTTTCGCCGTTGATGGTGAGTTGGATCATGCTTCCATCATCGCGATGGCGCGCTGCACGGCGATGCCGGCCAGGCGCTGGGCCCCGGCATCGAGATGCGGCAGGCGCGCGGGGATCTCGTCCGGGCTGGCCAGCAGGACGGGCGGGCCTTCGACGGCGCCAGCGAGAAGGCGGCGCGGGGTCTCGATGGCGATGCCGATGGCCTTGGCGAATTCGCCGATCTTGCGGTTGATCTTGCAATAGCCCCAGCGCGCGCCTGGCGGCAGGCGGGGGACTTCCACGGCGAGGATGATCTCGCCGGGCGTGAGTGCCGTGGTGAAGGGAGCCAGGACGAAGCCCTCGGCCGGGATGCGGCGGTTGGCGCTGGTCAGGATGGTGGCGCCGAGAGCGGCCATCACGCTCGGCCAATCGGCGGCAGGGTCGGCATGGGCCAGGCTACCGCCCAGCGTGCCGCGGTTGCGCACGGCGCGATAGGCGATGCCATGCGCCACATGCGGCATGAGGCCGTTGGTCGGGTCCGGCACGGCGCCGTCCTCGATCTCGGCATGGGTGGTCGCGGCGCCGAAGCGGATGTGATCGGCCGTCGCCATCACGCCGCGCAGACCGGGCAGGCGCTTGATGTCCACCAGCGTCGCGGGGCGCACCAGGCGGAGATTCATCATCGGCGACAGGGATTGCCCACCGGAGAGCGGCTTGGCGCCGGGCTGGGCAAGCAGGCTCAGGGCGTCGGGCAACGCACCGGGCGACGCATGGTCGAAGGCTGCTGGTTTCATGCGAGGGCTGCCAGGACACGCGCCGGCGTCGCCGGCAGATCCGTCACTTCGCGCCCCAGATGCGCGATGGCGTTGTTGATCGCGTTCACGATGGCGGCGGGTGGTCCGATCGCGCCGCTTTCGCCGATGCCCTTCTGGCCGAAGCGGCTGATGGGCGAGGGCGTCTCCATGTGCAGGATCTCGATGTCCGGCACGTCCGAGGCGCCGGGCAGCATGTAGTCGGCGAGGGTGGAGGCCAGCGGCTGGCCGCCCGTGTCATAGGGCATTTCCTCGAAGAGCGCCGTGCCGATGCCCTGTGCCGTGCCGCCCAGCACTTGGCCGTCCGCGATCAGCGGGTTCAGCAGCACGCCGCCATCTTCCACGATGACATAGCGCGTCAGGGTCACATGGCCGGTGGCCGCATCCACCTCCGCCTCCACCGCGTGGCAGGCGTAGCTGAATGTGCCGGTGTCGCGCGCCGTCTTGTGGCCCACGGTGCATTCCAGGCCCTGGGCCTGCATCGCCTCGGTGAGGTTCTGCGGCGCGCGGTGGAAGGTGCGGGCGATCTCGGCGACGGTCACGCTGGCGGCCCCAGCGCGCACCGCGCCATCGGCGAAGATGGCGTCCTTGTCCTGCAGCAGATGCGCGCCCATGGGGATGAGGCGGTTGCGGAGTTCCATGCAGGCCTCGGCCACGGCGCCGCCGGCCATCACGGCGCAGCGGCTGCCCCAGGTGCCGGTGGAATAGGGCGTCAGCGCCGTGTCGCCATGGATGAGCTGTACGCGCTCCACCGGCACGCCAAGGATCTCATGCGCCACCTGGGCCAGCGTCGTCTCCATGCCCTGGCCATGGCTGTGGACGCCGACGCGGAGTTCCAGCCCGCCATCGGGCGTCAGGCGTGCCTGGCAGGGTTCGGCGCCGGGCACGAAGGGGATGCCCCAGCCATGATAGACGGAGGTGCCATGCGCGCCCTGCTCGCAGAAGACGGCAAAGCCCTGGCCGATCAGGCGGCCCTCTTCGCGCGCGGCCTTCTGGCGTTCGGCGAAGCCTTCGGCGTCCACCGCCTCGGCCGCGCGGCGCAGCGCCTCGGGGTAGTCGCCACTGTCGAAGATCTTCTTGGTGACGTTGAGGTAGGGCATCTGCTCGGGTCCTGGCAGATTGCGCAGGCGGAGTTCCACGGGGCTGATGCCGGCGGCGCGGGCCACGGCGTCGAGGGTGGTTTCCAGCGCGTAGCAGACGCCGGTCCGCGCCACGCCGCGATAGGGCAGGATGGGCGGCTTGTTGGTGGCGACACTCCAGGTCTTGCAGCGGAAGCGCGGCACGACATAGGGGCCGGGCAGGATGGAGCCGATCTGCGCCGCCTCCAGGCAGGCGGAAAACGGATAGGCCGAGTAGGCGCCGCTATCCACATGCGCCTCGCAATCCAGCGCCAGGATGGTGCCGTCCAGGCCAGCATGGACGGTGATGTCGTAATGGTGCTCGCGGCAATTGGCCTGGGCGGAGAGGCCCTCCCGCCGGTCCTCGATCCAGCGCAGCGGCGTGCCGCCCAGCTTGCGGGCGAGCCAGCCGATGGCGACCTCCTCCTGCAGCAGGATGCCCTTGTAGCCGAAGCCGCCGCCGACATCGGGGCTGATGATGCGCACGGCGGATTCCGGCAGGCCCAGGCATTCGGCGAGGCCCGTCTTGGTCACATGCACCATCTGGGACGAGGTGTGCATCTCGAGCTGCGCGAGGCGCGAATCCCAACGGGCGACGACGCCGCGGCCCTCCAGCGGCGCCATGTGCTGGCGTGCGGTGCGCAGGCGACGGCGGATGACGATGGGAGCCTGCACATCGCTGATGTCGTCCTCGACGAGGGCCTGGAGCACGACATTGTCGGGCCAGCCCTCGTGGATGGGCGGGCCGGCGCGGTGGGCCAGCATGTCGGTGGCGGCGGGGAGTTCCTCGATATCGAGGATGATGGCGTCGAGGATGTCCTCGGCTTCGGCGCGCGAGGCGGCGACGACCATCGCGATGGGCTCGCCCACCTGGCGGACGCGGCCCTGGGCCAGCGGCCACTGGTCGGTGCGGCGGAAGCCGGGCAGGGCTGAGGGTGCGCGGATGGGCAGGACGCCGCTGAGGTCCGCCATGGTGAAGACCATGGCCCCTTGCGGGGCGCGCAGGCCGCGGACCACCCCATGCGCCACTGGGCTGCGCAGAAACGCAACCTCCCGCATGTTGGGAAGCTGGATATCGCCCACGTATTTCCCGCGCCCGCGGAGGAACCGATCATCCTCCTTGCGGGTGATCGCCGCGCCAACGCCCTGCTTCATGGTGCGGCGGGGTCCGGGGTCCGCCACGGACCCCGGC
This region of Sediminicoccus rosea genomic DNA includes:
- the lepA gene encoding translation elongation factor 4 — translated: MTETPLHLIRNFSIVAHIDHGKSTLADRLIQSTGTVAARDMKEQMLDSMDIERERGITIKAQTVRIAYKAKDGQTYTLNLMDTPGHVDFAYEVSRSLAACEGSLLVVDASQGVEAQTLANVYQALDANHEIVPVLNKIDLPAAEPDRVKQQIEDVIGLDAEDAVMISAKTGLNIEGVLEAIVTRLPAPTGDADAPTKALLVDSWYDSYLGVVVLVRVKDGHLRKGQKIRMMSNGATHTVDQVGYFTPKMVPADSLGPGEMGFLTAAVKSVADTNVGDTITDDRTPATEALPGFKPSIPVVWCGLYPIDADDFDKLRDALGKLRLNDSSFHFEQETSLALGLGYRCGFLGLLHLEIVQERLSREFDLNLIATAPSVVYKLRKTSGEVTELHNPADMPDMMTIDAIEEPWIKATIMVPDEHLGSILTLCNERRGQQVELTYVGTRAMAVYRLPLNEVVFDFYDRLKSVSRGYASFDYQMDGYAESDLVKISILVNNEPVDALAFMAHRTAADKRGRSICEKLKELIPRQLFKIPIQAAIGGRVIARETISAMSKDVTAKCYGGDISRKRKLLDKQKEGKKRMRQFGKVEIPQSAFIAALKMDS
- a CDS encoding 2Fe-2S iron-sulfur cluster-binding protein; this translates as MIQLTINGETREVTAPARTHLADVLREHCGLTGTHLGCEQGVCGACTVMVDGVPTRSCLLYAHEAAGMEVTTIEGLDEDPVAMALRAAFSRHHALQCGYCTPGMMVTARDIVTRLGAVDEDRIRDELAGNLCRCTGYRGIVRAIAEVAATRPAAPPLPKREVPLTPPPAPLATPAPVAGIDLPNRLTHGETLALAPDAAWAILSDPARIAACVPGMTLLRHEGEAVEGEFSVILGPFSARFAGFGTLTLDAVTRTGRLCGQGRDGANGAEGEVEWRLTPNGAGTTLDVELGWRLTGPLAQFSRPALLRGVVAAMAGDFARNVERAARGEAPAAQPSLWSLILAWWKGLFAR
- a CDS encoding FAD binding domain-containing protein; amino-acid sequence: MKPAAFDHASPGALPDALSLLAQPGAKPLSGGQSLSPMMNLRLVRPATLVDIKRLPGLRGVMATADHIRFGAATTHAEIEDGAVPDPTNGLMPHVAHGIAYRAVRNRGTLGGSLAHADPAADWPSVMAALGATILTSANRRIPAEGFVLAPFTTALTPGEIILAVEVPRLPPGARWGYCKINRKIGEFAKAIGIAIETPRRLLAGAVEGPPVLLASPDEIPARLPHLDAGAQRLAGIAVQRAIAMMEA
- a CDS encoding xanthine dehydrogenase family protein molybdopterin-binding subunit, yielding MKQGVGAAITRKEDDRFLRGRGKYVGDIQLPNMREVAFLRSPVAHGVVRGLRAPQGAMVFTMADLSGVLPIRAPSALPGFRRTDQWPLAQGRVRQVGEPIAMVVAASRAEAEDILDAIILDIEELPAATDMLAHRAGPPIHEGWPDNVVLQALVEDDISDVQAPIVIRRRLRTARQHMAPLEGRGVVARWDSRLAQLEMHTSSQMVHVTKTGLAECLGLPESAVRIISPDVGGGFGYKGILLQEEVAIGWLARKLGGTPLRWIEDRREGLSAQANCREHHYDITVHAGLDGTILALDCEAHVDSGAYSAYPFSACLEAAQIGSILPGPYVVPRFRCKTWSVATNKPPILPYRGVARTGVCYALETTLDAVARAAGISPVELRLRNLPGPEQMPYLNVTKKIFDSGDYPEALRRAAEAVDAEGFAERQKAAREEGRLIGQGFAVFCEQGAHGTSVYHGWGIPFVPGAEPCQARLTPDGGLELRVGVHSHGQGMETTLAQVAHEILGVPVERVQLIHGDTALTPYSTGTWGSRCAVMAGGAVAEACMELRNRLIPMGAHLLQDKDAIFADGAVRAGAASVTVAEIARTFHRAPQNLTEAMQAQGLECTVGHKTARDTGTFSYACHAVEAEVDAATGHVTLTRYVIVEDGGVLLNPLIADGQVLGGTAQGIGTALFEEMPYDTGGQPLASTLADYMLPGASDVPDIEILHMETPSPISRFGQKGIGESGAIGPPAAIVNAINNAIAHLGREVTDLPATPARVLAALA